From Caulobacter segnis, a single genomic window includes:
- the typA gene encoding translational GTPase TypA, giving the protein MSMRNIAIIAHVDHGKTTLVDQLLAQSGVFRANEATTERAMDSNDQERERGITILAKCTSVLWNGEAGETRINIIDTPGHADFGGEVERILGMVDGCVLLIDAEEGVMPQTKFVLTKALKMGLRPILCINKVDRAHADPDRVHNAAFDLFAAIGATDEQLDFPHIYASGRSGWATLDMNVPSDNLGPLFDLIVRHVPEPKQIAKKDEPFQMLNVLIESDPFLGRLLTGRIESGKAVPGMAIHALDRDGKEIERGRITKVLAFRGLKRQPIDEGAEAGDIVAIAGMSKATVADTLCAMDVTTALPAQPIDPPTISMTVSVNDSPLAGREGDKVQSRVIRDRLLKEAESNVAIKVTESKEGDAYEVSGRGELQLGVLIENMRREGFEVSISRPRVVFQADPETGKRLEPMEDVMIDVDDEFSGIVIEKLSLRKAELRDMGPSGAGKTRIQLTAPSRSLIGYQGEFLTDTRGSGVLNRVFSHYEAYKGAIDQQRKGVLISNSDGETAAYALWNLEERGVMFVGAGEKTYQGMIIGENSRQDDMDVNPMKAKQLTNVRASGKDESIRLTPPRKMTLEQAIAYIEEDELVEVTPKNIRLRKQTLNPSFRKKRVKED; this is encoded by the coding sequence ATGTCCATGCGAAATATCGCCATCATCGCGCACGTCGATCATGGCAAGACCACCCTCGTCGATCAGCTGCTGGCCCAGTCCGGCGTGTTCCGCGCCAACGAAGCCACGACCGAACGGGCGATGGACTCCAACGACCAGGAGCGTGAGCGCGGCATCACCATCCTGGCCAAGTGCACCAGCGTGCTGTGGAACGGTGAAGCGGGCGAGACCCGCATCAACATCATCGACACCCCCGGCCACGCCGACTTCGGCGGCGAGGTCGAGCGGATCCTGGGCATGGTGGACGGCTGCGTCCTGCTGATCGACGCCGAGGAAGGCGTCATGCCGCAGACCAAGTTCGTGCTGACCAAGGCGCTGAAGATGGGCCTGCGCCCGATCCTCTGCATCAACAAGGTCGACCGCGCCCACGCCGATCCGGACCGCGTCCACAACGCCGCCTTCGACCTGTTCGCCGCCATCGGCGCCACGGACGAGCAGCTGGACTTCCCGCACATCTACGCCTCGGGCCGTTCGGGCTGGGCCACGCTGGACATGAACGTGCCCAGCGACAACCTCGGCCCGTTGTTCGACCTGATCGTCCGCCACGTGCCGGAACCCAAGCAGATCGCCAAGAAGGATGAGCCGTTCCAGATGCTGAACGTGCTGATCGAAAGCGATCCGTTCCTGGGCCGCCTGCTGACCGGCCGCATCGAGAGCGGCAAGGCCGTCCCCGGCATGGCCATCCACGCCCTGGACCGTGACGGCAAGGAAATCGAGCGCGGCCGCATCACCAAGGTGCTGGCCTTCCGCGGCCTGAAGCGCCAGCCGATCGACGAGGGCGCCGAGGCCGGCGACATCGTCGCCATCGCGGGCATGTCCAAGGCGACCGTGGCCGACACCCTGTGCGCCATGGACGTCACCACCGCCCTGCCGGCCCAGCCGATCGACCCGCCGACCATCTCGATGACCGTCTCGGTCAACGACAGCCCGCTGGCCGGCCGCGAAGGCGACAAGGTCCAGTCGCGCGTCATCCGCGACCGCCTGCTGAAGGAAGCCGAGAGCAACGTCGCCATCAAGGTGACCGAGAGCAAGGAAGGCGACGCCTACGAAGTCTCGGGCCGTGGCGAACTGCAGCTGGGCGTGCTGATCGAGAACATGCGCCGCGAAGGCTTCGAGGTCTCGATCTCGCGTCCGCGCGTCGTGTTCCAGGCCGATCCGGAAACCGGCAAGCGCCTGGAGCCGATGGAAGACGTCATGATCGACGTCGACGACGAGTTCTCGGGCATCGTCATCGAGAAGCTCTCGCTGCGTAAGGCCGAGCTGCGGGACATGGGTCCGTCGGGCGCGGGCAAGACCCGCATCCAGCTGACCGCCCCGTCGCGCTCGCTGATCGGCTATCAGGGCGAGTTCCTGACCGACACGCGCGGTTCGGGCGTGCTGAACCGCGTGTTCAGCCACTACGAAGCCTACAAGGGCGCCATCGACCAGCAGCGCAAGGGCGTGCTGATCAGCAACTCGGACGGTGAGACCGCGGCCTACGCGCTGTGGAACCTGGAAGAGCGCGGCGTGATGTTCGTCGGCGCCGGCGAGAAGACGTACCAGGGCATGATCATCGGCGAGAACAGCCGCCAGGATGACATGGACGTCAATCCGATGAAGGCCAAGCAGCTGACCAACGTCCGCGCCTCGGGCAAGGACGAGTCGATCCGCCTGACCCCGCCGCGCAAGATGACCCTGGAACAGGCCATCGCCTACATCGAGGAAGACGAACTGGTCGAGGTCACCCCGAAGAACATCCGCCTGCGCAAGCAGACCCTGAACCCCTCGTTCCGCAAGAAGCGCGTGAAGGAAGACTAG
- a CDS encoding SDR family oxidoreductase, translating to MTGKTVLITGGNKSIGFETARQLGRSGYRIWLGCRDAARGQAAVSQLLAEGLDVRLLEIDVTRDDSVRAAAETVRAADGKLDVLINNAGVLGATPEAAHEQSVDDIRAIYETNVLGPIRVTQAFRPLLKAAGRSNVVMVSSGLGSLGWLSDPHNQFYGVNALGYNSSKSALNAVTVSMAKSLAADGIAVNAADPGYTATDFNGHTGYRTVEQAAAGVAWLASQDASGPTGGFYFEQETVPW from the coding sequence ATGACGGGCAAAACGGTTCTGATCACCGGCGGGAACAAGAGCATCGGCTTTGAGACGGCGCGGCAATTGGGTCGGTCGGGCTATCGCATCTGGCTGGGTTGCCGCGACGCCGCCCGAGGCCAGGCCGCGGTCTCGCAACTGCTCGCGGAGGGCCTGGACGTGCGGCTGCTCGAGATCGACGTCACGCGCGACGACAGCGTCCGCGCCGCCGCCGAGACGGTTCGCGCGGCGGACGGCAAGCTGGACGTGCTGATCAACAACGCCGGCGTCCTCGGCGCGACGCCCGAGGCGGCGCATGAGCAGTCCGTCGACGACATTCGCGCCATCTACGAGACCAATGTCCTGGGCCCCATCCGCGTCACCCAAGCCTTCCGGCCGCTGCTCAAGGCGGCGGGTCGATCCAATGTCGTGATGGTCAGCAGCGGGCTGGGATCGCTGGGGTGGCTGTCCGACCCGCACAATCAGTTCTATGGCGTCAACGCCCTAGGCTACAACAGCTCCAAGTCGGCCCTGAACGCCGTCACCGTCTCGATGGCCAAGTCGCTGGCCGCCGACGGCATCGCGGTCAACGCCGCCGATCCGGGCTACACCGCCACCGACTTCAACGGCCACACGGGCTATCGCACGGTGGAACAGGCGGCGGCCGGCGTCGCCTGGCTGGCCAGCCAGGACGCGTCCGGCCCGACCGGCGGGTTCTACTTCGAGCAGGAAACGGTTCCCTGGTGA
- a CDS encoding LysR family transcriptional regulator: MPNNDGQPSLDDLALFVAVIEANGFRAAATRLGLSPSTVSEKITQLEARLGAPLLVRTTRSLMPTEAGRALADRLRPLFNETRAAVQDAASSQREVRGLLRLNVTGAVMVDILPPIIDRFLRVHPQARVEIVVEDQLVDIVAAGCDAGVRYGEHLAQDMIAVPIGPRVQSFALGAAPRYFETRPVPAHPSDLLAHDCIRLRFSSGALVPWDFERGDEAITVAPPGRLIVGVDAVPAAIDFARQGHGIIGCFENWLAPHFETGDLAPVLPDWWTRFEGPWLYYPNRFVPAPLRAFVDLIARERAMAG; the protein is encoded by the coding sequence ATGCCGAACAATGATGGTCAGCCGTCGCTCGACGATCTCGCGCTTTTCGTGGCGGTCATCGAGGCCAACGGTTTCCGCGCCGCCGCCACGCGGCTGGGGCTGTCCCCCTCGACGGTCAGCGAAAAGATCACCCAGCTGGAAGCGCGCCTGGGGGCGCCGCTGCTGGTGCGCACGACGCGCAGCCTGATGCCGACGGAAGCCGGCCGCGCCCTGGCCGACCGGCTCCGCCCGCTGTTCAACGAGACCCGCGCCGCGGTGCAGGACGCGGCCAGTTCCCAGCGCGAGGTGCGCGGCCTGCTGCGGCTGAACGTGACGGGCGCCGTCATGGTGGACATCCTGCCCCCGATCATCGACCGCTTCCTGCGGGTCCACCCCCAGGCCCGGGTGGAGATCGTGGTCGAAGACCAGCTGGTCGACATCGTCGCCGCCGGTTGCGACGCGGGGGTCCGGTATGGCGAACATCTGGCGCAGGACATGATCGCCGTGCCGATCGGACCGCGTGTCCAGAGCTTCGCCCTCGGCGCCGCGCCGCGCTATTTCGAGACGCGCCCCGTCCCCGCCCATCCGAGCGATCTGCTCGCCCACGATTGCATTCGTCTGCGATTCTCGAGCGGCGCGCTCGTGCCCTGGGACTTCGAGCGCGGCGACGAGGCGATCACGGTCGCGCCTCCGGGGCGCCTGATCGTCGGTGTCGACGCCGTCCCGGCCGCGATCGACTTCGCGCGCCAGGGACATGGGATCATCGGCTGTTTCGAAAACTGGCTCGCGCCGCATTTCGAGACGGGAGACCTCGCGCCCGTCCTGCCCGATTGGTGGACGCGGTTCGAAGGGCCGTGGCTCTACTATCCCAATCGCTTCGTGCCCGCGCCTCTGCGCGCCTTCGTCGATCTCATCGCGCGCGAGCGGGCCATGGCCGGCTAG